One Pyrus communis chromosome 13, drPyrComm1.1, whole genome shotgun sequence genomic window carries:
- the LOC137712052 gene encoding transcription repressor OFP6-like has product MPTTTRRKLRLSKVTVDIGCGSCRKPSKLFQIFNPKPKPSSKTLKHNHFHHPASSSSTPRNNYNKLYKDNYHAPFFVTDSDTKSTRPINGFGRIGNESVAVEKDSGDPYLDFRHSMLQMILENEIYSKDDLRELLNCFLQLNSPCNHGIIIRVFTEIWNAVFSVRSGGSTLLHFASNKSCDY; this is encoded by the coding sequence ATGCCTACAACAACCAGAAGAAAGCTCCGGCTGAGCAAAGTCACAGTCGACATAGGATGCGGCAGCTGCAGAAAACCTAGTAAGCTCTTCCAAATAttcaaccctaaacctaaaccctcctccaaaaccctaaaacacaaccacttccatcatcctgcttcttcttcttcaaccccACGCAACAATTACAACAAACTCTACAAAGACAACTACCACGCTCCTTTTTTTGTCACAGATTCCGACACGAAGAGCACGCGACCAATCAACGGCTTCGGTAGAATCGGCAACGAGAGCGTGGCCGTGGAGAAAGACTCCGGCGACCCTTATTTGGATTTTCGACACTCCATGCTACAGATGATACTGGAGAACGAGATATACTCCAAAGACGATCTCCGGGAGCTTCTCAACTGTTTCCTGCAGCTCAACTCTCCCTGCAACCACGGCATTATCATCAGGGTCTTCACTGAGATCTGGAATGCTGTTTTCTCTGTCAGGTCCGGAGGTTCGACGTTGCTGCACTTTGCGAGCAACAAGTCATGTGACTACTAG
- the LOC137713008 gene encoding putative HVA22-like protein g, whose translation MLGSLLTRILILFLGYAYPAFECYKTVEKNRVEIEELRFWCQYWIIVAMLTVLERIGDVFISWLPMYGEGKVALFIYLWYPKTKGTFFVYKTFLRPYVAKHETDIDRKLLEMRARAWDLTVLYWQNFAQYGHAAFLQALRYMAANSTKFATKPTNESQTVDDDQLDTAAPAPPLRKPSGKNKWQPEYPTATPNGRATTINRAMSETPRSPKVVHPRHQTDGGQVDELTEKLRLRRSKPIQ comes from the exons ATGTTGGGAAGCTTGCTAACCAGAATTCTTAT ATTGTTTCTTGGGTATGCATACCCAGCATTTGAGTGCTACAAAACAGTGGAGAAGAACAGAGTTGAGATTGAAGAACTCCGGTTTTGGTGCCAATACTG GATAATCGTGGCAATGCTCACAGTTCTTGAGAGGATTGGAGATGTATTCATCTCATG GTTGCCTATGTATGGTGAAGGGAAGGTGGCACTTTTTATATACCTATGGTATCCAAAGACCAAG GGAACTTTCTTTGTGTACAAGACCTTCCTGAGGCCATATGTAGCAAAGCATGAGACAGACATAGACAGGAAGTTACTGGAGATGAGAGCAAGAGCCTGGGATTTGACGGTACTCTACTGGCAGAACTTCGCCCAATATGGCCACGCTGCTTTCCTCCAAGCCCTTCGGTACATGGCTGCTAACTCCACAAAGTTCGCCACCAAACCCACCAACGAG TCCCAGACAGTCGATGATGATCAGCTGGATACAGCAGCGCCAGCACCGCCGCTACGTAAACCGAGCGGGAAGAACAAGTGGCAGCCAGAATACCCAACAGCAACACCAAATGGCAGAGCCACCACAATCAACCGCGCTATGTCTGAGACTCCGAGGTCCCCCAAGGTGGTTCATCCCCGACATCAAACGGATGGTGGGCAGGTTGACGAGTTGACTGAGAAGCTCCGGCTCAGGCGTTCTAAGCCAATCCAGTGA
- the LOC137713216 gene encoding transcription factor E2FA-like, translating to MSGFARAPNRQAPPATAATGGGGSQILPPLRRHLAFESTKPQPFPSDNYHRFAGGPRRAGDQEPEAILVRSPQLTRKDNNEVGYSDWTNSPGNTNVIQSPLQTPVSAKGGRVNNRSKASKGGRSGPQTPVSIVGSPSTPAGSCRYDSSLGLLTKKFINLIKRAEDGILDLNKAAETLEVQKRRIYDITNVLEGIGLIEKKLKNRIRWKGFDASMPGELDGDLSILQAEVENLSSQERRLDDRIREMQEKLRDLSEDENNRKWLFVTEDDIKGLPCFHNETLIAIKAPHGTTLEVPDPDEAVDYPQRRYRIILRSTMGPIDVYLVSQFEEKFEDVHGAEPPVNFPIASGSGSNEHPTTEVVTVESSGKEIEPWLQQAHHACSDMNPSQEFAGGMMKIVPSDVDNDADYWLLSDAEVSITDMWRTDSGVGWNGTDILHADFGVTDVSTSRPQTPPSRVVEVPSHAVNFAQR from the exons ATGTCCGGCTTCGCTCGAGCTCCCAACCGCCAAGCACCGCCGGCGACGGCAGCTACCGGCGGCGGCGGCTCCCAGATTCTGCCGCCGTTGAGGCGTCACCTCGCGTTCGAGTCCACGAAGCCGCAGCCGTTCCCTTCCGACAATTATCATCGATTCGCCGGCGGTCCTCGCAGAGCTGGGGACCAAGAACCTGAAGCTATTCTTGTTCGATCTCCT CAACTTACTCGGAAGGACAACAATGAAGTAGGATACAGTGATTGGACCAACAGTCCTGGAAATACTAATGTTATACAGAGTCCCCTTCAGACTCCTGTGTCTGCAAAAGGAGGAAGGGTAAACAACAGGTCAAAGGCTTCCAAGGGCGGTAGATCCGGACCTCAGACGCCTGTGTCAATTGTTG GTTCCCCTTCTACTCCAGCCGGAAGCTGTCGTTATGACAGTTCTCTAG GTCTGTTGACAAAAAAGTTCATTAATTTGATTAAGCGTGCAGAGGATGGAATTCTTGATCTAAATAAAGCAGCAGAAACTTTGGAG GTTCAGAAGAGGCGGATATATGACATTACAAATGTTTTGGAAGGAATAGGTCTCATTGAAAAGAAGCTGAAGAACAGGATACGTTGGAA GGGATTTGATGCTTCAATGCCAGGGGAATTGGATGGTGATCTCTCTATATTACAG GCAGAAGTTGAAAACCTATCCTCACAAGAGCGCAGATTAGATGATCGAATAAG AGAGATGCAAGAAAAGTTGAGGGATTTGAGCGAAGATGAAAACAACCGAAA GTGGCTTTTTGTGACTGAAGATGACATTAAGGGCCTACCTTGCTTTCAC AATGAAACCCTGATAGCAATTAAAGCTCCACATGGAACCACCTTGGAAGTCCCAGATCCTGATGAA GCTGTTGACTATCCGCAGAGGAGATACAGGATAATACTTAGAAGCACAATGGGGCCCATTGATGTCTACCTTGTCAG tcaATTTGAGGAAAAGTTCGAGGATGTGCATGGCGCTGAACCACCTGTGAACTTCCCAATTGCTTCTGGTTCTGGGTCCAACGAACACCCAACAACAGAAGTGGTAACTGTGGAAAGCAGCGGGAAGGAAATTGAGCCTTGGCTGCAGCAGGCTCATCACGCGTGCTCTGACATGAACCCTTCTCAGGAGTTTGCTGGGGGAATGATGAAGATTGTTCCTTCTGATGTTGAT AATGATGCAGACTACTGGCTTTTGTCTGATGCTGAAGTTAGCATTACAGATATGTGGAGGACGGATT CTGGTGTTGGATGGAATGGGACAGACATTCTTCATGCTGACTTTGGAGTGACTGATGTTAGTACTTCAAGGCCGCAAACTCCGCCATCTAGGGTTGTTGAAGTCCCATCTCATGCTGTTAACTTCGCTCAAAGGTGA
- the LOC137713683 gene encoding protein SEEDLING LETHAL 1, chloroplastic-like, translated as MQETHFLSTAIAATKQPLFSSISNPVPVPKPQSPSSSHHDSSHSFPPPKKTPHFPILSATKTTVSLPLHSLKPPTTPNPHSDFQEKVLYLDSIGLDFFSLINHHPPILSSPLSHIKSTVHFLLTSIGFTSPEFRRLIGMCPEILSSRVAEIVPILTFLLREAHVNGSDLRRVINRRPRLLACSVKTRLRPTLYFLQSIGISQVNKHTSLLSCSVEDKLQPRIDYLEKIGFSRRDALSMFRRFPQLFCYSIEQNFEPKFNYFVVEMGREMKELREFPHYFSFSLENRIRPRHQRCVEKGVCFPLPVLLKTSEAKFRDRLEFCCNSSIPLTTSPLWCTNSVSDDLEN; from the coding sequence ATGCAAGAAACCCACTTCCTCTCCACCGCCATCGCCGCCACCAAACAGccccttttctcctccatttccaATCCCGTTCCCGTTCCCAAACCCCAATCCCCCTCCTCCTCTCACCATGACTCTTCCCATTCCTTTCCGCCGCCGAAGAAAACCCCCCACTTCCCGATCCTCTCAGCCACCAAAACCACCGTCTCCCTCCCCCTCCACTCCCTCAAACCCCCAACCACCCCCAACCCCCACTCCGACTTCCAAGAAAAAGTCCTCTACCTCGACTCCATCGGCCTCGACTTCTTCTCCCTAATCAACCACCACCCTCCCATCCTCTCCTCGCCTCTCTCCCACATCAAATCCACCGTCCACTTTCTCCTCACCTCCATCGGCTTCACCTCCCCGGAGTTCCGCCGCCTCATTGGCATGTGCCCCGAAATCCTCTCCTCCCGCGTCGCCGAAATCGTCCCAATCCTCACCTTCCTCCTTCGGGAAGCCCACGTCAACGGCTCTGATCTCCGCCGCGTCATCAACCGCCGCCCCAGACTCCTCGCCTGCAGCGTCAAAACCCGCCTCCGCCCCACCCTCTACTTCCTCCAGAGCATCGGCATTTCCCAAGTCAACAAACACACCTCCCTCCTCTCCTGCAGCGTGGAAGACAAGCTCCAGCCCCGAATCGACTACCTCGAAAAGATCGGCTTCTCCCGCCGCGACGCCCTGTCGATGTTCCGGCGGTTCCCGCAGCTGTTCTGCTACAGCATCGAGCAAAACTTCGAGCCGAAATTCAATTACTTCGTGGTGGAGATGGGGAGGGAGATGAAGGAGCTGAGGGAGTTTCCGCACTACTTCTCGTTCAGCTTGGAGAATCGGATTCGGCCGCGGCACCAGCGGTGCGTGGAGAAGGGGGTTTGTTTTCCGCTGCCGGTGTTGTTAAAGACGAGCGAGGCAAAGTTTCGCGATAGGTTGGAGTTTTGTTGTAATTCTTCTATTCCTTTGACAACTTCTCCTTTGTGGTGTACAAATTCGGTTTCCGATGatttagaaaattga